One Bartonella tribocorum CIP 105476 genomic window carries:
- a CDS encoding baseplate assembly protein, protein MAELEHLPFSQLPLPQIIEELCVEVILEQKIARLVDVFAAHHIPYNVEKTAYDPVVIQLQAAAYEELLLRQRINEVARDNLLEFARGTSLDHLGDFHGVTRLLDEDDARFRRRIRLNRQGHSTGGTVPRYQYFALSSDIHVKDAFVYREGKSPLIHVALFSDSPSGVADEALIAKVQAALDEEQVKMTNDTLLVKSAVQRVIDISADLWLLPHEGFLVLEKAEQNLREEWARTWRLGRDLSLSWILSRLMVEGVHHVEITQPCKDILVAPHEAIALGEIALSLRGHAY, encoded by the coding sequence ATGGCAGAGCTTGAACATTTACCCTTTTCACAACTCCCTCTGCCACAAATTATTGAAGAGCTTTGTGTTGAAGTAATTTTAGAGCAAAAGATTGCGCGTTTGGTGGATGTTTTTGCAGCTCATCATATTCCCTATAATGTGGAAAAGACCGCTTATGACCCCGTGGTCATACAATTACAAGCGGCTGCTTATGAAGAGTTGCTGTTGCGCCAACGGATTAATGAAGTAGCGCGAGACAATTTACTGGAATTTGCGCGTGGGACAAGTTTAGACCATTTGGGAGATTTTCATGGGGTTACGCGCCTTTTAGATGAAGATGATGCGCGGTTTCGCCGCCGCATTCGCTTAAATAGGCAAGGGCATTCCACAGGGGGCACAGTGCCCCGCTACCAATATTTTGCCCTCTCCAGCGATATCCATGTCAAAGATGCTTTTGTTTATCGTGAGGGTAAAAGCCCGCTCATTCATGTGGCGCTTTTTAGTGACAGCCCATCAGGGGTGGCTGATGAGGCTTTGATTGCCAAGGTGCAAGCAGCCCTTGATGAAGAACAGGTAAAAATGACCAATGATACTCTCTTGGTCAAAAGTGCCGTGCAGCGGGTGATCGATATTTCGGCTGATCTTTGGTTGTTGCCTCATGAAGGTTTTCTTGTTTTAGAAAAGGCAGAGCAGAATTTGAGAGAAGAGTGGGCGCGTACATGGAGACTAGGGCGTGATCTCTCTTTAAGTTGGATACTCAGTCGCCTGATGGTTGAGGGTGTGCATCATGTGGAGATAACGCAACCGTGCAAGGATATTCTGGTCGCCCCTCATGAGGCGATAGCACTAGGGGAAATTGCCTTATCATTACGGGGGCACGCTTATTGA
- a CDS encoding phage baseplate assembly protein V, with product MNDAHLLSDTFRQIMKRLDALERCLANQHMIGRVAEVDGHRVRVKLFSESANGQAVLSPWLQAQEAAGAVSSNMPFNVGDPVRLLNPHGEIGSASLVVRDSYSEDMPNPARSPQELALCYAGGALRMTKDELILSHGENQIHLSAQGLVLSHQATRVALTGSVQIEAEDLQHNQISVGASHKHGGVKIGPSTTSSPL from the coding sequence ATGAATGATGCACATCTCTTAAGCGATACCTTTCGACAAATTATGAAGCGTCTTGATGCGCTTGAACGCTGTCTTGCCAACCAACACATGATCGGGCGGGTTGCAGAAGTTGATGGTCATAGGGTGCGGGTGAAACTTTTCTCTGAGAGTGCCAATGGACAAGCGGTTTTATCGCCTTGGCTGCAAGCACAAGAAGCGGCGGGGGCTGTTTCCAGCAATATGCCTTTCAATGTTGGTGATCCGGTGCGGTTGTTGAACCCCCATGGTGAAATTGGCTCCGCCTCTCTGGTTGTACGCGATAGCTATAGTGAGGATATGCCTAACCCCGCACGCTCGCCGCAAGAGCTTGCGCTCTGTTATGCGGGGGGCGCTTTGCGGATGACAAAAGATGAACTTATTCTCTCCCATGGAGAAAACCAAATCCATTTGAGTGCACAAGGTCTGGTGCTTTCTCATCAAGCAACCCGTGTTGCATTAACGGGCAGTGTACAGATTGAAGCAGAAGATTTGCAGCACAATCAAATTTCTGTTGGCGCAAGCCATAAACACGGCGGGGTCAAAATCGGTCCTTCCACAACCTCTTCCCCCCTTTAA
- a CDS encoding GPW/gp25 family protein, which yields MRCGVSEKDGSLLYGWDHCQQSLHKCLMTRIGTRVLRRHYGCDVREFQDANADPATILRLYQAIACALDNPECGEPGFSLQRIDLTKATREGTFHFVLRGVFYPDGHLGDWSHGQERQFPLEVFYGRA from the coding sequence ATGCGTTGTGGGGTGAGCGAAAAGGATGGCTCTCTCTTATATGGTTGGGATCATTGCCAACAATCACTCCATAAATGTTTAATGACAAGGATAGGAACACGGGTTTTGCGTCGCCATTATGGGTGTGATGTCAGAGAATTCCAAGATGCCAATGCTGATCCTGCAACAATCTTACGTCTTTATCAAGCCATTGCCTGCGCGCTCGATAATCCAGAATGCGGAGAGCCTGGGTTCTCATTGCAAAGGATTGATCTGACCAAAGCAACGCGCGAGGGGACATTCCACTTTGTTTTAAGGGGTGTTTTTTATCCCGATGGACATTTGGGGGATTGGTCCCATGGGCAAGAGAGGCAATTTCCTTTAGAGGTTTTTTATGGCAGAGCTTGA
- a CDS encoding phage tail protein, with amino-acid sequence MVSLLLPPNSSLFERCLADAMAVDVQVKRALEDISRAKLITRPPSWLPSLIDEYGLQELTPYFSNSYDLIDQGLAWQRLRGSVAAIELGLQWLELSAHFTPAWSGRAWWNSFQLDFDQLPEQSSLEAIEAIVDLSKSFRSDFRRGTYGYDVGAIEGDMSRLDDSMLDFESGVRLTARDTLFSFGRTTEINHTLTKQEGKLIGNWIDDFDEELSWNQIDYPWDLANFPWCSVKKHERDILMAEWFHGRTLYLVLRDSQDGVIGYRRCYAVAPVEQVLEGVYNHCGNRFNPSPTGTLLFLAARTDFHDVDGKQAAFVSILVHATPAENIAVGKLWLEPDELNGGVEILKTPINIPLRADVREQFKILLRF; translated from the coding sequence ATGGTCTCGTTGTTATTGCCGCCAAATTCAAGCTTGTTTGAACGCTGCCTTGCTGATGCAATGGCTGTTGATGTTCAAGTAAAAAGGGCACTCGAAGATATTTCTCGTGCCAAATTAATCACGCGCCCTCCATCTTGGTTGCCCTCTCTCATTGATGAATATGGTTTACAAGAACTCACGCCTTATTTCTCGAATTCTTATGATCTGATTGACCAAGGGCTTGCATGGCAGCGCTTGCGTGGTTCTGTTGCAGCCATTGAGTTGGGACTTCAATGGTTAGAGCTTTCTGCACACTTTACACCCGCATGGTCAGGGCGTGCATGGTGGAATTCCTTTCAACTTGATTTTGATCAATTGCCTGAACAAAGCAGCCTTGAAGCCATTGAAGCCATTGTCGACCTTTCCAAAAGCTTTCGCTCTGATTTTCGCCGTGGGACCTATGGTTATGATGTGGGAGCTATAGAAGGCGATATGTCACGCCTTGATGACAGCATGCTGGATTTTGAAAGTGGCGTGCGCTTAACAGCTCGTGACACTCTGTTTTCCTTTGGACGCACCACAGAAATTAATCACACGCTCACAAAACAAGAAGGCAAGCTTATTGGCAACTGGATTGATGACTTTGACGAGGAATTAAGCTGGAACCAAATCGATTACCCTTGGGATTTGGCAAATTTTCCTTGGTGTTCGGTTAAAAAACATGAACGCGATATCCTTATGGCAGAGTGGTTTCATGGTCGCACGCTTTATCTCGTGTTAAGAGACAGCCAAGATGGTGTGATTGGGTATCGCAGATGCTATGCTGTAGCGCCTGTCGAACAGGTTTTAGAGGGTGTTTACAACCATTGCGGAAACAGATTTAATCCCTCCCCAACAGGCACTCTGTTGTTTCTTGCTGCCCGTACAGACTTTCACGATGTTGACGGGAAACAAGCAGCTTTTGTTTCCATTCTCGTTCACGCTACCCCCGCAGAAAACATAGCGGTTGGCAAGCTTTGGTTGGAGCCTGATGAACTCAATGGCGGTGTCGAGATACTCAAAACGCCCATTAATATTCCTTTGCGTGCCGATGTTCGCGAACAATTCAAGATTTTATTGAGGTTTTAA
- a CDS encoding DUF4815 domain-containing protein yields the protein MKHESGLPFAIDRSVGKDEQQSVVFYGRRSFLQGGELNEMQTIIRGRHDRLGRLVAQEGDRVERADAFVNKDTKTVTLTEGKIYIAGDIFPVSNAVLTNISMMGRVEIGVKLQKKWVTYEDDPELLGQVTGSLAEGEGGAAREVAKLVWALKDDDQKGTFFPVYILQDGVLIDQKSPSLLEPAMQAIATYDRSHGHYIVGGCRVTALGQEGQKQVFSIQEGEANINGFKRKRLAALRYEELEDFSTSAVPSETHIFAPPKGKTSFTFKTYYTPIAAVHSLLLTKEKTVTITRGAVASGRDGVADKSITAFIKIVQGTKEFKEGKDFKKTGDTIDWAPMGDEPLPGSSYKVTYRYRASIKADKVTAQEITVSGGAEGGDIIVSYTYKLPRIDRIGLNTGGNVVYIKGVSADQPMAPSVPDDVLSLATITNNWLSTPQVANDGTRVAPYDEMWRYFQRVLSLDRLMQLERIKSNVDSKEPVAKKGMFADPFLDDSYRDEGFPQTGAIGHGILQLAIDPTFYTAPLNAPVTLDWTNEVIIAQELTTACEKINPYQNFAPLPGTVSLTPATDFWHEQRTDWLSSVTNQLNMGWNRGRTIRNTEVRDDLINETREQIDFLRQIKLNFKIEGFGRGEILESLTFDGVDVLPNSRLVADSKGTLEGIFSIPANITAGTKNVIARGRGGTVATGLFTGQGVIDVKVMRRTTTVKIWTQVDPQAQVFTPDETRQITGIDFHLCKIGNQAHDLVIDLVTTENGYPTADIQAQTSYSMKGAKTGWASARYDVPLTVPDDRLTAFVIKTDDADHSVSLAKLGDFDKDSQRYVSSHPYVTGPRFSSVNAQSWSAHQDEALAFRVLAARYRQTEKMVDLGTFDLVDCSDLQVRAAVELPSSDCSVIFEIERNNGTVYQLLPFQLLSLSEYISEKVKLRAILKGTEKLSPVLFAPVQLIAGKIHKTATYITRAFAFGEKARLTSYIKTFLPGGSSFTLEMQLDDGAFVPLKLDETEQLSEPLWTERKFISGDKTAKQARLKLTLTGGPAARSMVCDFGAGII from the coding sequence ATGAAACATGAAAGCGGACTACCCTTTGCAATTGATAGATCGGTCGGCAAAGATGAACAACAAAGCGTGGTGTTTTATGGCAGGCGCTCTTTTCTTCAAGGTGGTGAACTCAATGAAATGCAAACCATCATCAGGGGGCGTCATGACCGTTTGGGGCGCCTTGTGGCACAAGAAGGAGACCGCGTTGAACGAGCAGATGCCTTTGTCAACAAAGACACAAAGACCGTTACCTTAACGGAGGGTAAGATTTATATTGCAGGCGATATCTTTCCCGTCTCAAATGCTGTTCTCACGAATATTTCCATGATGGGGCGCGTGGAAATCGGTGTAAAGTTGCAAAAGAAATGGGTGACCTATGAGGATGATCCAGAACTGTTAGGACAAGTTACAGGGTCCTTGGCAGAAGGAGAAGGAGGTGCGGCACGCGAGGTCGCAAAACTTGTCTGGGCTCTCAAAGATGATGACCAGAAAGGGACTTTTTTTCCGGTCTATATCTTGCAAGATGGTGTTTTGATTGATCAAAAATCCCCCTCATTACTTGAACCCGCTATGCAAGCCATTGCGACGTATGATCGCTCCCATGGACACTATATCGTGGGGGGATGCCGTGTCACAGCTTTGGGGCAAGAGGGACAAAAGCAAGTGTTCAGTATTCAAGAGGGAGAAGCCAATATCAATGGTTTCAAACGCAAGCGCTTGGCTGCTTTGCGCTATGAAGAACTCGAGGACTTTTCGACAAGTGCCGTTCCTAGTGAAACCCATATTTTTGCACCTCCAAAGGGCAAGACAAGCTTTACCTTTAAAACCTATTATACCCCCATTGCCGCTGTTCATTCCCTTTTGTTGACGAAAGAAAAAACCGTGACAATCACTCGCGGTGCAGTTGCCTCCGGGCGTGATGGGGTGGCGGACAAAAGTATCACCGCTTTTATCAAAATTGTTCAAGGAACCAAGGAATTTAAAGAAGGCAAGGATTTCAAAAAAACCGGAGACACCATTGATTGGGCGCCCATGGGCGATGAACCACTCCCCGGCAGTAGTTATAAAGTGACCTATCGATACCGCGCGAGCATAAAAGCGGATAAAGTAACAGCGCAGGAAATCACCGTCTCAGGAGGGGCTGAGGGAGGTGATATCATTGTAAGCTACACTTATAAACTCCCCCGCATTGACCGTATTGGTCTCAACACAGGAGGCAATGTTGTCTATATCAAAGGCGTCTCGGCAGACCAACCCATGGCTCCCAGTGTCCCGGATGATGTGCTCTCCCTTGCTACCATTACCAACAATTGGCTTAGCACCCCCCAAGTGGCTAATGATGGCACGCGTGTTGCCCCTTATGATGAGATGTGGCGTTATTTTCAACGGGTGCTCTCTCTTGACCGCCTCATGCAATTAGAGCGCATTAAAAGCAATGTTGACTCTAAAGAGCCTGTTGCCAAAAAAGGCATGTTTGCAGACCCTTTTCTCGATGACAGTTATCGCGATGAAGGGTTTCCCCAAACAGGGGCTATTGGTCATGGCATTTTACAGCTTGCCATTGATCCAACCTTTTATACTGCCCCCCTGAACGCCCCTGTCACACTTGACTGGACCAATGAAGTGATCATTGCGCAAGAATTGACTACGGCTTGCGAAAAGATCAACCCCTATCAAAATTTTGCACCTCTCCCCGGGACTGTCTCCCTTACCCCCGCAACAGATTTTTGGCATGAACAGCGCACCGATTGGCTCTCAAGTGTCACCAATCAACTCAATATGGGATGGAATCGCGGGAGAACTATCCGTAACACGGAAGTACGTGATGACCTCATCAATGAGACTCGAGAGCAAATCGATTTTTTAAGACAAATTAAGCTGAATTTTAAGATTGAAGGCTTTGGTCGTGGTGAAATCTTGGAAAGCCTTACCTTTGATGGTGTGGATGTCTTACCCAACAGCCGCCTTGTTGCCGATAGCAAAGGCACCCTTGAAGGCATCTTTAGCATTCCTGCGAATATTACGGCTGGTACAAAGAATGTGATTGCACGAGGCAGAGGGGGCACCGTTGCAACAGGGCTTTTTACCGGTCAAGGGGTGATTGATGTAAAGGTGATGCGACGTACCACCACGGTGAAAATATGGACACAAGTAGACCCGCAAGCCCAAGTCTTTACCCCTGATGAAACACGGCAAATCACGGGGATTGATTTCCATCTTTGTAAAATAGGCAATCAAGCCCATGATCTGGTGATTGATTTGGTCACCACCGAAAACGGTTATCCGACCGCTGATATTCAAGCCCAAACATCTTATTCCATGAAGGGTGCCAAAACCGGCTGGGCTAGCGCACGCTATGATGTACCCTTAACCGTCCCTGATGACCGTCTGACCGCCTTTGTCATTAAAACCGATGATGCGGATCATTCCGTATCACTGGCTAAACTTGGGGATTTTGATAAAGACAGCCAAAGATATGTCTCAAGCCACCCCTATGTGACGGGTCCGCGCTTTTCTTCTGTCAATGCACAAAGCTGGAGCGCCCATCAAGATGAAGCATTAGCCTTTCGGGTGTTGGCTGCACGCTACAGGCAAACAGAAAAGATGGTTGATTTAGGCACCTTTGATCTTGTGGATTGTTCTGATTTGCAAGTGCGTGCAGCGGTAGAATTGCCTTCAAGCGATTGCTCTGTCATCTTTGAAATTGAACGCAACAACGGCACGGTTTACCAACTGCTACCCTTTCAATTGCTAAGCCTTAGCGAATATATCAGTGAAAAGGTCAAGCTTCGCGCCATTCTTAAAGGCACAGAGAAACTCTCTCCGGTGTTATTTGCCCCGGTTCAGTTGATTGCAGGAAAGATTCATAAAACAGCAACTTATATCACGCGGGCTTTTGCCTTTGGGGAAAAGGCAAGATTGACCAGCTATATCAAAACCTTCTTGCCGGGCGGTTCCTCTTTCACCCTCGAGATGCAACTGGATGATGGGGCGTTTGTCCCTTTGAAACTCGATGAAACAGAACAGTTATCGGAGCCTCTCTGGACAGAGCGCAAATTTATTAGTGGTGACAAAACAGCCAAACAAGCACGCCTTAAACTCACCCTTACCGGTGGACCGGCGGCGCGTTCCATGGTGTGTGATTTTGGCGCCGGCATCATATGA